One Erysipelothrix amsterdamensis DNA window includes the following coding sequences:
- a CDS encoding SpaA isopeptide-forming pilin-related protein, producing the protein MGKNLSVALMAFLVFISSGFIAPVYADNPPETTEAEYNEMKDAFDYSIVLSGYHSARQSFVTGPVAVRRDSSLPTNLMSFTYGAEASLSLVENAKPLALLIGGRVRNLNEHVQPQIQKTNISGKLINSKLVTDDFTWPDQVFKNVDGTPSLGEEQKSYLPTSRTTELFLGFDKQVKLTSDTMKPLVESLGQSNGKTLGGKWVNGKQVKYDIQPSQKNAKILVVNIEPNEKGEVLISDLGFDYESVINNKNIEQVIITSYRMVQGKPEYAKKVIHHSNFMSNKGGAEHTLPSGSSEIAEHAAKIINYMPEATQITDFYNDKNQNGNFVAPQGITVMHNGLDDDGSLRLDSDEISKENNIISYDDVFGTIFAPKASVVLSGANVYGQIFAVDYHQRGNNTHVFIPNTWLSTMIPPQTDNLHTIQIQKVDQDDPNHVLAGSRITLGMVFGNKLKYYRIRNNVVDWVEDVEDAAVLETGTDGLVAFPRLIPSPRPYYVIEMEAPTGYDLGFIDEEVIAAPDHKGIQRKGVPVTITQSSGRVIETHVYNKKTPKPKVLFNINKHNQQGDLLNHAGFLLFKIDKNHRFYYSTSSSSSETVWTQEADEKNVLFTEQGRFNTDLNLEVGTYYLQEIIAPEGHVLNSTIREITLSEQDNPHMETILNQQMDADNQLHLSKVGVEDDGSITPFIAPLWARFKLYNMQTGRYYAVKDQNVVWTVGTDPKAVIETDGLTGDILFKELPKGDYVLLEVETSKGYVVDTQPRIIHVENAAVTPVEYQFENYKNVRTIYGIIAIEKVDASNPLIKLQSAQFVLTKNDEHGDTYYYTISNQAVKWVKSTTPPADAIVETNEKGKAVFIGVEPNQDYQVQEVKAPDGYEGNATVDITKVDFDEQLATVPLVVRKTVTNTKIHTSRDYSFIKVDENDQPLSGASFLMYNMINGTRTYYRGDGTWTEDRNQADVVVSTSSGMVTFKDVPLGNYFIQEIEAPQGYQVKKQPISIQVTKATATPLHFKNIKLPRVHRLEITKLDADNPRVTLRDAEFVLYRERGGQKEYYNSENGVTSWEASEVRHRSDRYGHLYFDKLETGTYTLEEVQAPLGYELTTYKEIITITDTDDSVISKQVLNQKETDPVTPGTPYHELNIYKVDATDDTKMLQGAGLRLSRIVYGVKRYYHEDDYGFITWRKDSSEATVLETDADGFAQFNQLEAGLYELEELKAPQGYELLEKPVAITVKTDITPGSTSFVLKNVKQTDPTQRYDLLLVKRDAQTHKTLVGAEFGLYRIQSGQKEYYQQDGSWSKDVATWVSDASGFIQFKKLVQDTYWLEELEAPQGYQRLTDPVEVTLTRSMSMDVLNTKATSEVPQTPHKPQKPEISVPSEKLPAAGITPKGIWHYGIVPSIVGGLLLWINRKQKKKRNFK; encoded by the coding sequence ATGGGGAAAAATTTAAGCGTAGCATTAATGGCGTTTTTAGTATTTATATCATCGGGATTCATAGCTCCCGTTTATGCAGACAATCCGCCAGAAACTACAGAAGCAGAATATAATGAGATGAAAGATGCTTTTGATTACAGTATTGTTTTGTCGGGGTATCATTCAGCGCGACAATCATTTGTAACGGGACCTGTTGCGGTTCGTCGTGATTCGAGTTTACCGACTAATTTGATGTCTTTTACTTATGGTGCCGAAGCATCACTTTCTTTGGTTGAAAATGCGAAACCACTCGCATTACTTATTGGCGGTCGGGTACGAAATCTAAATGAACACGTACAGCCCCAAATTCAAAAAACGAATATTTCCGGGAAACTGATTAACTCGAAATTAGTTACGGATGATTTCACATGGCCTGATCAAGTTTTTAAAAATGTCGATGGTACACCAAGTTTAGGTGAAGAGCAAAAATCATATTTGCCGACATCTCGAACAACGGAATTGTTTTTAGGCTTTGATAAGCAAGTTAAACTTACCTCTGATACGATGAAACCGTTGGTGGAATCATTGGGTCAATCAAATGGGAAAACGCTGGGTGGAAAGTGGGTCAATGGTAAGCAAGTTAAGTATGATATTCAACCTTCACAAAAAAACGCTAAAATTCTGGTCGTTAATATTGAACCCAATGAGAAGGGTGAGGTTTTAATTTCTGATTTAGGCTTTGATTATGAATCCGTAATTAATAATAAAAATATCGAACAGGTGATTATTACATCGTACCGTATGGTTCAAGGGAAACCGGAATATGCGAAAAAGGTAATCCATCACAGTAATTTTATGTCAAATAAAGGTGGGGCGGAACATACCCTTCCAAGTGGGAGTTCGGAGATTGCTGAACACGCCGCAAAAATTATTAATTATATGCCCGAGGCGACCCAAATTACAGATTTTTATAATGATAAAAATCAAAATGGTAATTTCGTTGCACCACAGGGAATTACGGTAATGCATAATGGTCTCGACGATGATGGAAGCTTGCGCTTAGACAGCGATGAAATTAGCAAAGAAAATAACATCATTTCCTATGACGATGTATTCGGAACAATCTTTGCACCGAAGGCAAGTGTTGTATTAAGTGGTGCGAATGTTTATGGTCAAATCTTTGCTGTTGATTACCACCAACGTGGTAATAACACTCATGTTTTTATTCCCAATACGTGGTTATCCACCATGATTCCACCACAAACAGACAATCTACACACCATTCAAATTCAAAAAGTTGATCAAGATGATCCAAACCATGTTTTGGCTGGTTCTAGGATAACTTTAGGGATGGTTTTCGGTAACAAGCTCAAGTATTATCGTATTCGCAACAACGTTGTTGATTGGGTTGAAGATGTAGAAGATGCGGCAGTGCTAGAAACAGGAACGGATGGGTTGGTTGCCTTTCCCAGATTAATTCCGAGCCCGCGTCCTTACTATGTGATTGAAATGGAAGCTCCCACGGGTTATGACCTAGGCTTTATCGATGAAGAAGTGATTGCTGCCCCTGATCATAAGGGCATTCAACGTAAGGGAGTGCCAGTGACCATTACACAATCTTCAGGTCGAGTTATTGAAACTCACGTTTATAATAAGAAGACACCCAAGCCAAAAGTCCTTTTCAACATCAATAAACACAATCAACAGGGGGATTTATTGAATCATGCAGGTTTCTTACTTTTCAAAATAGATAAGAATCATCGTTTTTACTACAGCACAAGTTCATCATCGTCTGAGACTGTGTGGACACAAGAAGCTGATGAAAAGAATGTGCTTTTTACGGAACAAGGTCGATTTAATACTGACTTAAATTTAGAAGTTGGAACGTATTACCTTCAAGAAATTATCGCACCAGAGGGTCATGTGTTGAACTCTACAATCCGTGAGATTACTTTGAGTGAGCAGGATAACCCTCATATGGAAACAATTCTTAATCAACAAATGGATGCAGACAATCAGTTACATCTTTCCAAAGTAGGGGTTGAAGATGATGGCAGCATCACACCGTTCATAGCACCACTTTGGGCTCGCTTTAAGCTATATAACATGCAAACAGGTCGATATTATGCTGTGAAAGATCAGAACGTTGTATGGACTGTTGGAACGGATCCCAAGGCGGTAATTGAAACGGACGGGTTAACTGGAGATATTCTTTTTAAAGAATTACCGAAGGGGGATTATGTTTTGCTTGAGGTAGAGACATCTAAAGGTTACGTGGTGGATACCCAACCTCGCATCATCCATGTCGAAAATGCTGCGGTGACACCGGTTGAATACCAATTTGAAAACTATAAAAACGTACGTACTATTTATGGTATAATCGCAATTGAAAAAGTTGATGCATCAAATCCTTTAATTAAACTCCAAAGCGCACAGTTTGTTCTAACAAAAAACGATGAACACGGCGATACCTACTACTACACGATTTCGAACCAGGCTGTAAAATGGGTAAAAAGTACAACGCCTCCAGCTGATGCAATTGTGGAAACAAACGAGAAGGGTAAGGCTGTTTTTATTGGAGTTGAACCAAACCAAGATTATCAAGTTCAAGAAGTAAAAGCACCGGACGGTTATGAGGGGAATGCGACGGTGGATATTACAAAAGTTGATTTTGATGAACAGCTAGCAACTGTACCTCTTGTTGTACGTAAAACCGTCACGAATACGAAAATTCACACATCACGTGATTATAGTTTTATAAAAGTTGATGAAAACGATCAGCCGTTATCCGGTGCATCATTTCTTATGTATAATATGATTAATGGAACGAGAACCTATTATCGTGGTGATGGTACCTGGACTGAAGACCGCAATCAAGCAGATGTTGTGGTGTCCACATCATCGGGAATGGTAACGTTTAAAGATGTCCCATTGGGAAATTACTTTATTCAGGAAATTGAAGCACCTCAAGGGTATCAAGTTAAAAAACAACCGATATCCATTCAAGTGACAAAAGCGACTGCGACTCCATTACATTTTAAAAATATTAAATTGCCACGAGTACACCGCTTAGAAATAACAAAGCTCGATGCTGATAATCCTCGAGTCACTTTACGTGACGCAGAATTCGTGCTGTATCGAGAACGAGGTGGACAAAAGGAGTATTATAACTCAGAAAATGGTGTCACATCATGGGAAGCATCAGAGGTTCGCCATCGAAGTGATCGTTACGGACATCTATATTTTGATAAACTTGAAACAGGTACATATACTCTTGAAGAAGTTCAAGCACCCTTGGGTTATGAATTGACGACCTATAAGGAAATAATAACGATAACGGATACGGACGATTCAGTAATCTCCAAACAAGTTCTAAATCAAAAAGAAACAGACCCAGTTACACCGGGAACTCCATACCATGAGCTTAACATATACAAAGTTGATGCAACCGATGACACAAAAATGCTTCAAGGTGCTGGTCTACGTTTAAGCCGTATAGTGTATGGGGTCAAACGTTATTATCATGAAGATGATTATGGGTTTATTACATGGCGAAAAGATTCTTCAGAAGCGACTGTTTTAGAAACGGATGCTGATGGATTTGCACAGTTTAATCAACTTGAAGCGGGCCTGTATGAACTTGAAGAACTCAAAGCACCACAAGGTTACGAATTACTAGAAAAACCTGTAGCTATTACGGTTAAAACTGACATAACACCCGGATCGACATCATTTGTATTAAAAAATGTCAAACAAACAGATCCTACACAACGTTATGATTTACTTTTAGTGAAACGGGATGCACAGACACATAAAACACTTGTTGGTGCTGAGTTTGGACTCTATCGTATCCAATCGGGACAAAAAGAGTATTATCAACAGGATGGCTCATGGTCCAAAGATGTCGCAACTTGGGTTAGTGATGCATCCGGTTTCATTCAATTTAAAAAATTAGTACAAGACACCTACTGGTTAGAAGAATTAGAAGCACCACAAGGGTATCAGCGCTTAACAGACCCTGTGGAGGTAACATTAACACGTTCGATGAGTATGGATGTCTTAAACACAAAAGCAACCTCAGAGGTTCCTCAAACACCTCACAAACCGCAAAAACCGGAGATATCGGTACCAAGTGAAAAACTTCCTGCTGCCGGTATCACACCAAAAGGAATTTGGCACTATGGTATTGTTCCAAGTATCGTGGGCGGCTTGTTGTTGTGGATCAATCGGAAACAAAAAAAGAAGCGAAATTTTAAATAA
- a CDS encoding 2-hydroxyacid dehydrogenase, whose protein sequence is MKLLCYGVRPVEKQFFVELNEKFNFDLVLTEKMLNDETVHMAEGCEAVMLRGNCPGNRQNLEIYKNYGVKYVLTRTVGYNHIDLEAAKEFGLKVAYVPFYSPNAIAELALTLSLTLARHTQYTANNTHKGNFKIDDFMFSKEIRKSTVGIIGLGKIGFTAATIFKGVGANVIGYDVVEKDYLGDTCTQVDLETLLKESDIISMHMPYFKGSNDEFLNAEKIAQMKDGVIVVNTSRGELQNINDILDAVESGKIQGFAADVLANETKYFNKDLSGEAFDELQTRLNNLYPRVLVTPHVGSYTDEAVSNMVEYSYENLQEFIDKGESKNQLA, encoded by the coding sequence ATGAAACTATTATGCTACGGTGTTCGACCAGTAGAAAAACAATTCTTTGTAGAGTTAAATGAAAAATTTAATTTTGACTTAGTCTTAACAGAAAAAATGCTAAATGACGAAACAGTTCATATGGCAGAAGGTTGTGAGGCAGTAATGCTTCGCGGGAATTGCCCAGGAAATCGCCAAAATTTAGAGATTTACAAAAATTATGGCGTTAAGTATGTCTTAACACGTACTGTAGGATATAACCATATCGATTTAGAAGCTGCTAAAGAATTTGGTTTAAAAGTTGCTTATGTACCATTCTACTCGCCTAATGCAATTGCTGAATTAGCATTAACACTTTCATTAACACTTGCACGTCATACTCAATACACTGCAAACAATACACATAAAGGAAACTTCAAAATTGATGACTTTATGTTTAGTAAAGAAATTCGTAAATCAACAGTTGGGATTATTGGTTTAGGTAAAATCGGATTTACCGCAGCTACAATCTTCAAAGGTGTTGGTGCCAATGTTATTGGTTATGATGTTGTTGAAAAAGACTATCTTGGAGATACATGTACTCAAGTAGATCTTGAAACACTTTTAAAAGAGTCAGACATCATCTCGATGCATATGCCTTACTTCAAGGGGTCAAATGATGAATTCTTGAATGCAGAGAAAATTGCTCAAATGAAAGATGGCGTTATTGTTGTGAATACTTCACGTGGAGAACTTCAAAACATTAATGATATTCTTGATGCTGTTGAATCTGGAAAAATCCAGGGTTTCGCGGCAGATGTTCTTGCAAATGAAACAAAATACTTTAATAAGGATTTATCAGGAGAAGCGTTTGATGAACTACAAACACGTTTGAATAATCTTTATCCACGCGTTCTTGTAACCCCACATGTTGGTTCATATACTGATGAAGCTGTAAGTAATATGGTCGAATACTCATATGAAAACCTTCAAGAGTTTATCGACAAAGGTGAATCAAAGAATCAATTAGCTTAA
- a CDS encoding AEC family transporter, with the protein MDIIKQVLSDQAFLGAIFSTISIILLGYYLKKTNKVTDDASKALTAVLLNVALPALAFKAFMTDIKPETFTVGLNSFIFGFVAYVLLILITLAYTAKYKGDKLDAMRGLTIFGSTTFFGIPIISAFLGNEGALYANLFNVAYRVFLYSYGYILFSGLKFEKKNLKQIILNPIIIATFLGFLIWMFQASLPQVTVGAGETAKTVAFLRLDVTLPWFMKAVGYLASLSSPLAWLAIGMTLAKISLKDATKDVNVWIYSFGKLVVVPAIMLLIMIFYKKIGFLPLDYVAITGVIIMLATPPATVAVSYAINFDKEALFSSNASLVATVLSIVAIILWLVILTALHGVGII; encoded by the coding sequence ATGGATATTATAAAACAAGTCCTGTCTGATCAGGCGTTTCTAGGAGCGATATTCTCAACAATATCAATCATCCTTTTAGGTTACTACCTAAAGAAAACAAATAAAGTTACAGATGATGCATCAAAAGCATTAACTGCAGTATTACTTAATGTTGCGTTACCAGCATTAGCATTTAAAGCATTTATGACAGATATTAAACCTGAAACATTTACTGTAGGTTTAAACTCATTCATCTTTGGTTTTGTTGCATATGTACTTTTAATTCTTATCACATTAGCTTATACAGCTAAATATAAAGGTGATAAACTTGATGCAATGCGTGGACTTACAATCTTTGGATCCACAACATTCTTCGGTATTCCTATCATTTCAGCTTTCTTAGGAAATGAAGGAGCACTTTACGCAAACTTATTTAATGTAGCATACCGTGTATTCCTATACTCATATGGCTATATCTTATTCTCAGGTTTAAAATTTGAGAAGAAAAACTTAAAACAAATTATTCTTAACCCAATCATTATTGCTACATTCTTAGGATTCTTGATTTGGATGTTCCAAGCAAGCCTGCCACAAGTAACTGTAGGCGCTGGTGAAACTGCTAAGACAGTTGCATTCTTACGTTTAGATGTGACACTTCCATGGTTCATGAAAGCTGTTGGTTACTTAGCATCATTATCATCACCACTTGCATGGTTAGCAATCGGTATGACATTAGCAAAAATTTCACTTAAAGATGCAACTAAAGACGTTAATGTTTGGATCTACTCATTTGGAAAACTGGTTGTTGTTCCAGCAATTATGCTACTTATCATGATTTTCTACAAGAAAATCGGATTCTTACCTTTAGACTACGTTGCGATTACTGGTGTAATCATCATGCTTGCAACACCACCTGCAACCGTTGCCGTAAGTTATGCAATTAATTTTGATAAAGAAGCATTATTCTCGTCAAATGCATCACTTGTTGCTACAGTATTATCGATTGTTGCAATCATTTTATGGTTAGTTATTCTTACAGCATTACATGGCGTAGGAATTATCTAA
- the tagD gene encoding glycerol-3-phosphate cytidylyltransferase: MKKVITYGTFDLLHQGHINILKRAKALGDYLIVGISTDEFNALKKKDSFHSFETRKYILEAIKYVDEVIPEETWDQKVTDVLNNEVDVFVMGDDWEGKFDDLKEYCEVVYLPRTPHISTTLIKEELNNSK; the protein is encoded by the coding sequence ATGAAAAAAGTTATAACATACGGTACGTTTGATTTATTACATCAAGGTCATATTAATATTCTAAAGCGTGCTAAAGCGTTAGGAGATTATTTAATTGTAGGAATTTCTACGGATGAATTCAATGCGCTCAAGAAGAAGGATTCATTCCATTCTTTTGAAACACGAAAATATATACTTGAAGCGATAAAGTATGTAGATGAAGTCATTCCTGAAGAGACATGGGATCAAAAGGTTACTGATGTTTTAAATAATGAAGTTGATGTCTTTGTGATGGGTGATGATTGGGAAGGGAAATTTGACGATCTGAAAGAGTATTGCGAAGTTGTATACTTACCCAGAACACCTCATATCTCTACCACACTGATTAAAGAAGAATTAAATAATTCCAAATAA
- a CDS encoding CDP-glycerol glycerophosphotransferase family protein has product MSKLKTAIKNSTFLFKLYNLVGNTFIKINGIFFRNRKKQVLFLSFGGKGLSDSPFAIFKLMLEDPDFEDHKFIWAVDKSVDTSVFDYPRTKYISTDKPSYFKYLFQSEIWITNTTVSRGLKIKKPSNVVYINTWHGTPFKKIGNDVDGTGVFSGKSKSIALLNDPCYLVQSNYEKQIFINAFGTLEESIYLTGLPRNDELKNIDQNQVVLIKEALNINTEKKVILFAPTFKEYKTYDYFEEKKAMIDKLSDKYYILYRGHHAASDSRKYDNIDNPNFLNVSTYPNLNDLFKVSDIVITDYSSLCVDFAILDRPIYFVTPDFEEYQDKRGLYINYDELFNVGNFTSFDHLTNYLNETSDHQYGYMNTSVIHEKFIDECGCATHKAIELIKTLMRG; this is encoded by the coding sequence ATGAGTAAACTAAAGACAGCAATCAAAAATAGTACTTTTTTATTCAAACTTTACAACCTCGTTGGTAATACATTTATAAAAATAAATGGAATATTTTTTAGAAACAGAAAAAAACAAGTATTATTTCTTTCTTTTGGAGGTAAAGGCCTCTCGGATAGTCCTTTTGCAATATTTAAATTAATGTTGGAAGATCCTGACTTTGAAGACCATAAATTTATTTGGGCAGTTGATAAATCTGTTGATACGTCCGTATTTGATTATCCGCGTACAAAGTACATTTCAACAGATAAGCCATCTTATTTTAAGTATTTATTTCAGTCCGAAATTTGGATTACAAATACGACAGTTTCTAGAGGTTTAAAAATTAAAAAGCCAAGTAATGTTGTATATATAAATACATGGCATGGGACACCATTTAAAAAAATTGGTAATGATGTTGATGGAACAGGTGTTTTCTCAGGAAAAAGTAAGAGTATTGCTTTATTAAATGATCCTTGTTACTTAGTCCAATCAAATTATGAAAAACAAATATTTATTAACGCATTCGGAACACTTGAAGAATCTATTTATCTAACGGGATTACCACGAAACGATGAACTCAAAAATATTGATCAAAACCAAGTTGTTTTAATAAAAGAGGCTCTGAATATTAATACAGAGAAAAAGGTAATATTATTTGCACCTACTTTTAAAGAATATAAAACTTATGATTACTTTGAAGAGAAAAAAGCGATGATTGATAAACTTTCAGATAAATACTATATTTTATATCGAGGTCACCATGCTGCAAGTGATTCAAGAAAATATGATAACATTGATAATCCGAATTTTCTCAATGTCAGTACTTACCCAAACTTGAATGATTTATTTAAAGTGAGTGATATTGTAATAACAGATTATTCTAGTTTATGTGTTGATTTCGCAATCCTAGATAGACCAATTTATTTTGTAACTCCTGATTTTGAAGAGTATCAAGATAAAAGAGGTTTATATATTAATTATGATGAATTGTTTAATGTAGGAAACTTCACTTCATTTGATCATCTTACAAATTATTTGAATGAGACAAGTGATCACCAATATGGTTATATGAATACATCTGTAATTCACGAGAAATTTATTGATGAGTGTGGATGTGCAACTCATAAAGCTATCGAATTGATAAAGACACTAATGAGGGGGTAA
- a CDS encoding O-antigen ligase family protein, which produces MLEKLLSSKESKIALIYSVTYFFTILGFNQNYSYLVFLLGIAFFSYATFSYKQEGGVENIIFHLLIYSVPLSFVNVMGMRSKPLFLTWFNILLLVLILYLFVSFALKINSIDFKKYPKNQKGFLISSIIFLIGISCVILSSPNFISAASQAYYLVLFVVLLTLLVLNTPFLSFKIDSLKKSYRITALSTACFLVMQVFLFYVFNTEVGFHLRFIRSATDYRDAFAVVFADFSFLSLFLSSAIPLVWKHNKSITYRISSAVILLIASFLTSARTGLFCFVVVLAVIFYVEILKGNKISRKQKIRFSLILVAVGITLVGLLTLWRGNKLFDDSGRFDLMYKAVTLFKSNVLLGIGFGMKQYPGVIPHNIFFQYLAQGGLFLILPLLYYIYQSYFVLFGQRSNIDLKYALMIILVGSQLIGNIVDSRFLLVIIMLIMVGNENKWEIKKDE; this is translated from the coding sequence ATGTTAGAAAAATTATTAAGCAGTAAAGAAAGTAAAATCGCACTGATTTATTCAGTCACATACTTTTTTACGATTTTAGGATTTAATCAGAATTATAGTTATCTCGTGTTTCTACTTGGAATTGCATTTTTTAGTTATGCAACATTCAGTTATAAGCAAGAGGGAGGGGTAGAAAACATTATTTTCCATCTCCTTATCTATTCTGTACCGCTATCATTTGTGAATGTCATGGGTATGAGATCTAAACCATTATTCCTAACATGGTTTAATATTTTGTTGCTCGTTTTAATTCTGTATCTATTCGTATCATTTGCTTTAAAAATTAATTCGATAGATTTTAAGAAATATCCAAAAAATCAAAAGGGATTCTTAATTTCAAGTATCATCTTTTTAATTGGAATTTCTTGCGTAATATTGAGTTCCCCTAATTTTATTAGCGCTGCATCACAAGCTTACTATCTCGTGCTGTTTGTTGTATTACTAACGCTACTCGTCCTAAATACGCCTTTTCTATCCTTTAAGATTGATTCCTTAAAAAAAAGTTATAGAATTACGGCTTTATCTACTGCGTGTTTTTTGGTTATGCAAGTTTTCTTATTTTATGTTTTCAATACAGAAGTAGGTTTTCATTTAAGATTTATTCGATCTGCAACTGATTACAGGGATGCTTTCGCAGTTGTGTTTGCAGATTTTAGTTTCTTATCGTTATTTCTATCTTCAGCAATTCCTCTTGTTTGGAAACATAATAAGTCAATAACATACAGAATCTCGAGTGCGGTAATTTTATTAATTGCAAGTTTTTTAACTTCTGCTCGTACAGGTTTATTTTGCTTCGTTGTAGTCCTTGCAGTAATCTTTTATGTTGAAATACTTAAAGGAAATAAAATATCAAGAAAGCAAAAAATACGCTTCAGTTTAATTCTCGTTGCTGTTGGGATTACATTAGTGGGATTGTTGACATTATGGCGTGGAAATAAGTTGTTTGATGATAGTGGACGATTTGATCTAATGTATAAAGCAGTAACATTGTTTAAGAGCAATGTACTTTTAGGGATCGGTTTTGGTATGAAACAGTATCCTGGTGTCATTCCACATAACATTTTCTTCCAATACTTAGCTCAAGGCGGCTTGTTCCTAATATTGCCATTACTCTACTATATTTATCAATCGTACTTTGTTCTATTTGGTCAGAGAAGCAATATTGATTTAAAATATGCCTTGATGATTATTTTAGTTGGTTCACAGTTAATTGGTAATATTGTCGACTCAAGGTTCCTACTTGTTATTATTATGCTTATTATGGTAGGCAATGAAAATAAATGGGAGATTAAAAAGGATGAGTAA
- a CDS encoding glycosyltransferase, with translation MNKCLIVTTVGVTIKAFLLPHIEYLKKQGYSVEVASNFDDIRDEAYKLIEGTNVVMHQIDFTRSPKSIPSHFKSYKQIASLINSEKYNKIFVHTPIAAFLTRKAAYRSGAEVTYFAHGLHFYNGAPMHNWLIFETIEKVALKWTDNVVTINQEDYDYFMRVKPDRVNLCKIPGIGLSKSFMIKLEQNQDSLDESFGIHADDLLVLSIGELNENKNHILAIKAMKNLIEKNKKVKYIILGTGDRLNEYQEYIAENNLENNIFFGGYQSNVVTFLERTDLFLSCSYREGLPVSVLEAMATKKPVLLSNIRGHVDLIKNDKFIYDIKSISPEGLANHIENLISDKHELEEEGIRNYNMSSKYQLDNVFIALNDVYCQNED, from the coding sequence ATGAATAAGTGTTTAATTGTTACTACAGTAGGCGTAACTATTAAAGCATTTTTGCTTCCACACATCGAGTATTTGAAGAAACAAGGGTATTCCGTAGAAGTTGCATCAAATTTTGACGACATCCGTGATGAGGCTTATAAACTTATAGAGGGTACGAATGTCGTAATGCATCAAATTGACTTTACTAGAAGTCCAAAGTCAATTCCAAGTCATTTTAAGAGCTATAAGCAAATAGCCTCATTAATAAATTCTGAAAAATATAATAAAATTTTTGTACATACGCCAATTGCCGCATTTTTAACTCGTAAAGCGGCATATAGATCTGGTGCTGAAGTCACCTATTTCGCTCATGGACTTCATTTTTATAATGGAGCACCGATGCACAATTGGTTAATATTTGAAACCATTGAAAAGGTTGCGTTAAAATGGACGGACAATGTGGTTACTATTAATCAAGAGGACTATGACTATTTTATGCGTGTAAAACCTGATCGTGTAAATCTTTGTAAAATACCGGGTATAGGTCTTAGCAAGTCATTTATGATTAAGTTAGAACAAAATCAAGATTCACTTGATGAATCTTTTGGAATTCATGCTGATGATTTGTTAGTGCTAAGTATTGGTGAACTAAATGAAAATAAAAATCATATTTTAGCGATTAAGGCTATGAAAAACTTAATTGAGAAGAATAAGAAGGTCAAGTATATTATACTTGGTACTGGTGATCGTTTGAACGAATATCAGGAGTATATTGCGGAAAACAATCTTGAAAATAATATCTTTTTTGGAGGATATCAAAGCAATGTGGTGACTTTCTTAGAACGTACTGATTTATTTTTGAGCTGTTCGTATCGTGAAGGGCTCCCTGTTAGTGTTCTTGAGGCAATGGCAACAAAAAAACCAGTTCTTCTATCAAATATTCGCGGCCATGTTGATTTGATTAAGAATGATAAGTTTATTTATGATATAAAATCAATCAGTCCTGAGGGTTTGGCAAATCATATCGAAAATCTTATTTCAGATAAGCACGAGTTAGAAGAAGAAGGAATAAGAAATTATAATATGAGTTCAAAATATCAATTAGATAATGTGTTTATAGCTTTAAATGATGTGTATTGCCAAAATGAAGATTGA